A window of the Verminephrobacter eiseniae EF01-2 genome harbors these coding sequences:
- a CDS encoding patatin-like phospholipase family protein: MPACAGPQAPGAAPETPATGLLLTGGGARAAYQVGVLEAIADLRRVCGAGRQANPFPIITGTSAGAINAAALASGADHFDRAVQRMARVWRQIHAAQVYGADSLSVMRSGARWLTLMSLGWALARWRRMRPRSLLDNAPLERLLVRMVPLARLPRLIRKGHLRALAVSASSYSSGEHVTFFESAEPMQPWVRSQRKAMPDRITHQHLLASSAIPFIFPAKGLTVDGHTEYFGDGSMRQSAPMAPAIHLGAERILVIGAGRMHEPRDDTGASPAAGYPTLAQMAGHALSSIFLDALAVDVERMQRINQTLALIPEERRRHSALRPIELLVIAPSQRLDAMAARHVGDLPAPIRTMLGALGVSANMADVRGAALASYLLFEAGYTQELMALGRADTLAMRSQVCRFFGWSDSGAAIPARHRGSAANA, translated from the coding sequence ATGCCCGCCTGCGCCGGCCCGCAAGCCCCCGGGGCTGCCCCGGAAACGCCCGCCACCGGCCTGCTGCTGACCGGTGGCGGCGCCCGGGCCGCCTACCAGGTCGGGGTGCTGGAGGCGATTGCCGACCTGCGCCGGGTCTGCGGGGCGGGGCGCCAGGCGAATCCCTTTCCGATCATCACCGGCACCTCGGCCGGGGCCATCAACGCGGCGGCGCTGGCCTCGGGCGCCGACCACTTCGACCGCGCGGTGCAGCGCATGGCCCGGGTCTGGCGCCAGATCCATGCCGCGCAGGTGTACGGCGCCGATTCGCTGAGCGTGATGCGCAGCGGCGCGCGCTGGCTGACGCTGATGTCGCTGGGCTGGGCCTTGGCCCGCTGGCGGCGCATGCGCCCGCGCTCGCTGCTGGACAACGCGCCGCTGGAACGGCTGCTGGTCCGCATGGTGCCGCTGGCGCGCCTGCCCAGGCTGATCCGCAAGGGGCATCTGAGGGCGCTGGCCGTGTCGGCATCGAGCTACAGCTCGGGCGAGCATGTGACTTTTTTCGAGTCGGCCGAACCGATGCAGCCCTGGGTGCGCTCGCAGCGCAAGGCCATGCCGGATCGCATCACGCACCAGCACCTGCTGGCCTCCTCGGCCATCCCGTTCATCTTTCCGGCCAAGGGCCTCACGGTGGACGGGCACACCGAGTATTTCGGCGACGGCTCGATGCGCCAGTCGGCCCCGATGGCGCCCGCGATCCACCTCGGAGCGGAGCGCATTTTGGTCATTGGCGCGGGCCGCATGCACGAGCCCAGGGACGACACCGGCGCCAGCCCCGCCGCCGGCTACCCGACGCTGGCGCAGATGGCGGGGCATGCACTGTCGAGCATTTTTCTCGATGCGCTGGCGGTCGATGTGGAGCGGATGCAGCGCATCAACCAGACCCTGGCGCTGATTCCCGAAGAACGGCGCCGGCACAGCGCGCTGCGCCCCATCGAACTGCTGGTGATTGCCCCCTCGCAGCGGCTCGACGCCATGGCCGCGCGCCATGTGGGCGACCTGCCCGCGCCGATTCGCACCATGCTGGGCGCGCTCGGCGTCAGCGCCAACATGGCCGACGTGCGCGGCGCGGCGCTGGCCAGCTACCTGCTGTTCGAGGCCGGCTACACGCAGGAACTAATGGCCCTGGGCCGGGCCGACACCCTGGCCATGCGCAGCCAGGTCTGCCGCTTCTTCGGCTGGAGCGATAGCGGCGCGGCCATCCCGGCGCGGCACCGGGGCAGCGCGGCAAACGCCTAA
- the metG gene encoding methionine--tRNA ligase, with the protein MPSTRKLFVTTALPYANGPFHLGHLMEYIQADIWVRFQRMQGHEVNFVGADDTHGAPIMIAAEKAGKTPQQFVADIAAGRKPYLDGFHLSFDNWHSTDAPENHELARQIYRDLRDRADGSLIERRSIEQFFDPGKSMFLPDRYIVGECPRCHAKEQYGDNCEQCGSVYAPAELIDPVSALSGAKPELRSSEHFFFKLSDPRCVEFLQRWTQDGKLQPEVANKVREWFGLRSNPDGSCSEGLDDWDISRDAPYFGIEIPDAPGKYFYVWLDAPVGYLAALKNLLEKRGQNYDAYMADPALEQYHFIGKDIVTFHTLFWPAMLHLSGRKTPDNVFVHGFLTINGEKMSKSRGTGLDPLKYLSLGMNAEWLRYYLATKLSARNEDMDLGTEDFMVRVNSDLIGKYVNIASRAAGFLTKRFAGRLTSDFGAAGLALLADLHGARDTIAQWYQAREFGKATREIMLLADKVNAYVDRNKPWELAKDAANGQALHQVCSVLINAFATLTRYLSPVLPALARAAQDFVGQDMQRWDAGGAVQAIAPYQHLMQRVTPEQLAALFQPPAAAQIAAAGAQEPGGLALAPGIGIDDFDRVDLRVALIVDCAAVAGSTKLLRLTLDIGEGRQRQVFSGIASACQPADLIGKHTVMVANLAPRRLKFGVSEGMVLAASHGDEKANPGIYLLAPGPGAKPGMRVR; encoded by the coding sequence ATGCCGTCGACACGCAAGCTCTTCGTCACCACCGCCCTGCCCTACGCGAATGGCCCGTTCCACCTCGGCCACCTGATGGAGTACATACAGGCCGACATCTGGGTGCGGTTTCAGAGGATGCAGGGCCACGAAGTGAACTTCGTCGGCGCAGACGACACCCATGGCGCGCCGATCATGATTGCCGCCGAAAAAGCCGGCAAGACGCCACAGCAGTTCGTGGCCGACATTGCGGCAGGCCGCAAGCCGTACCTGGACGGCTTTCACCTGAGCTTTGACAACTGGCACAGCACCGATGCGCCGGAGAACCACGAACTGGCGCGCCAGATCTACCGCGACCTGCGCGACCGCGCCGATGGTTCGCTGATCGAGCGGCGCAGCATCGAGCAGTTCTTCGACCCCGGCAAGAGCATGTTCCTGCCCGACCGCTACATCGTCGGCGAATGCCCGCGCTGCCACGCCAAGGAGCAGTATGGCGACAACTGCGAGCAGTGCGGCTCGGTGTATGCGCCCGCCGAACTGATCGACCCGGTCTCGGCCCTGTCCGGCGCCAAGCCCGAGCTCAGGAGTTCCGAGCATTTCTTCTTCAAGCTCTCCGACCCGCGCTGCGTGGAGTTTCTGCAGCGCTGGACGCAAGACGGCAAACTGCAACCCGAGGTGGCCAACAAGGTCCGGGAATGGTTTGGCCTGCGCAGCAACCCCGACGGCAGCTGCAGCGAGGGCCTCGATGACTGGGACATCAGCCGCGATGCGCCCTACTTCGGCATCGAAATTCCCGATGCGCCGGGCAAATACTTCTATGTCTGGCTCGACGCGCCGGTGGGTTATCTGGCGGCGCTGAAGAACCTGCTGGAAAAGCGCGGCCAAAACTACGACGCCTACATGGCCGACCCGGCGCTGGAGCAGTACCACTTCATCGGCAAGGACATCGTCACCTTCCACACCCTGTTCTGGCCCGCGATGCTGCACCTGAGCGGGCGCAAGACGCCGGACAACGTGTTCGTGCACGGCTTTTTGACCATCAACGGCGAGAAGATGAGCAAGAGCCGTGGCACGGGCCTGGACCCGCTCAAATACCTGAGCCTGGGCATGAACGCCGAGTGGCTGCGCTACTACCTGGCGACCAAGCTGAGCGCGCGCAACGAGGACATGGACCTCGGCACCGAGGACTTCATGGTGCGCGTGAACAGCGACCTGATCGGCAAATACGTGAACATTGCCAGCCGCGCTGCGGGCTTTTTGACCAAGCGCTTCGCCGGCCGGCTGACCAGCGACTTCGGCGCCGCCGGCCTGGCCCTGCTGGCCGATCTGCATGGCGCCCGCGACACCATCGCGCAGTGGTACCAGGCGCGCGAGTTCGGCAAGGCGACGCGCGAGATCATGCTGCTGGCCGACAAGGTCAACGCCTATGTCGACCGGAACAAGCCCTGGGAATTGGCCAAGGATGCAGCGAACGGGCAGGCGCTGCACCAAGTCTGCTCGGTGCTGATCAACGCCTTCGCCACGCTCACACGCTACCTGTCGCCCGTGCTGCCCGCCCTGGCCCGCGCCGCGCAGGACTTTGTCGGCCAGGACATGCAGCGGTGGGATGCGGGCGGCGCTGTGCAGGCCATCGCGCCCTACCAGCACCTGATGCAGCGCGTGACGCCCGAGCAACTGGCCGCCCTGTTCCAGCCCCCGGCCGCTGCGCAGATCGCCGCTGCCGGCGCGCAAGAACCCGGCGGCCTGGCCCTGGCCCCCGGCATCGGCATCGACGACTTCGACCGCGTCGACCTGCGCGTTGCGCTGATCGTCGACTGCGCGGCCGTGGCAGGCTCGACCAAGCTGCTGCGCCTGACACTGGACATCGGCGAAGGCCGCCAGCGCCAGGTGTTCAGCGGCATCGCCAGCGCCTGCCAGCCGGCAGATCTGATCGGCAAACACACCGTGATGGTGGCCAACCTGGCGCCCCGCCGACTGAAGTTTGGCGTGAGCGAAGGCATGGTGCTGGCCGCCAGCCATGGCGACGAGAAAGCCAACCCCGGCATCTACCTGCTCGCGCCCGGGCCCGGCGCCAAGCCCGGCATGCGGGTGCGGTAG
- a CDS encoding PAS domain-containing hybrid sensor histidine kinase/response regulator, translated as MTEPDLSFLDPAAWRHLAPVAPLAAQRAPAAGLSAEALVAELERQNEVLRYSQAVAESTYERFETLFASVPLALMVLDSHDVVVQANAMAHRCFQPGERDRPLTALLPFVRAQDAPRVQAAFAQARNQGHSQAKEVVFAIGADGRITGDLHIARIEAPQDALPQFLCAVIDQGPLLAERQALQRSARALQQRNGQLHASQKRLAAVIDAALDAIVCVDQHQRITVFNPRAAALFQCHASDALGSRLERFLPDAAAVLAQARSGTREMMAQSASGQPLALEVSLSFERHAQGQTTTVFARDLTGRKKAEAERNELEAQLRESHKMQAVGTMAGGIAHDFNNILGAILGNVALAQADCAPDSPVLQSLLEIDKAGRRARDLVRQILTFSRNQPPQRSVLSLADMVHDTERLLRVTLPPAIGLQMQLQPGLPWVLADATQVGQALLNLCTNAIHAIGSGRGSIHVEAATVSADQHLIERLGLAPGDYVALSVRDTGPGMDAATLERIFEPFFTTKPVGQGTGLGLAVVHGVMRSHEGSVAVHSRPGQGSCFTLYFPVAPGSAQQAAAGPEPVAPALFPGNTSGNTPGSAPANASADMPSRTPGLAESVPRRQPHVMYVDDDPALVFLVQRLLRRRGYAVSGYSDPRQARAALRAAPQDYDLLVTDYNMPGFCGVDLVREARSIRPELPVALTSGHVTAEIEQAALAEGARALIHKPDDVQALCATVQGLLAGNDPGAPAI; from the coding sequence ATGACTGAACCCGATCTGTCTTTTCTCGACCCCGCTGCGTGGCGGCATCTCGCTCCCGTCGCACCCCTTGCGGCGCAGCGCGCGCCTGCCGCCGGCCTGTCTGCCGAGGCCCTGGTGGCCGAGCTCGAGCGCCAAAACGAGGTCTTGCGCTACAGCCAGGCCGTGGCCGAGAGCACCTACGAGCGCTTCGAGACATTGTTTGCCAGCGTGCCCCTGGCGCTGATGGTGCTCGATTCGCATGACGTGGTGGTGCAGGCGAATGCGATGGCGCACCGCTGTTTTCAACCCGGTGAACGCGACCGGCCGCTGACGGCCCTGCTGCCTTTCGTGCGCGCCCAGGATGCGCCGCGTGTGCAGGCCGCCTTTGCCCAGGCCCGGAATCAGGGGCACAGCCAGGCCAAGGAGGTGGTGTTTGCGATCGGCGCGGACGGGCGCATCACCGGCGACCTGCATATTGCGCGCATCGAGGCGCCCCAGGATGCCCTGCCGCAGTTCCTGTGCGCAGTGATCGACCAAGGCCCGCTGCTGGCCGAGCGGCAGGCGTTGCAGCGCAGCGCGCGCGCGCTGCAACAGCGCAACGGGCAGTTGCACGCCAGCCAGAAGCGGCTGGCCGCCGTGATCGATGCGGCGCTCGATGCCATCGTCTGCGTCGACCAGCACCAGCGCATCACGGTGTTCAACCCCCGGGCGGCGGCATTGTTCCAGTGCCACGCCAGCGACGCGCTGGGCAGCCGGCTGGAGCGCTTCCTGCCCGATGCCGCTGCGGTCTTGGCGCAGGCCCGCAGCGGCACCCGGGAGATGATGGCGCAAAGCGCCAGCGGCCAGCCATTGGCGCTGGAGGTGAGCCTGTCGTTCGAGCGCCATGCCCAGGGCCAGACCACCACCGTCTTCGCGCGCGACCTGACGGGCCGCAAAAAGGCCGAGGCCGAGCGCAACGAACTGGAGGCGCAGTTGCGCGAGTCGCACAAGATGCAGGCCGTGGGCACGATGGCCGGCGGCATTGCGCACGACTTCAACAACATCCTGGGCGCCATCCTCGGCAACGTGGCGCTGGCCCAGGCCGACTGCGCGCCAGACTCGCCGGTGCTGCAAAGCCTGCTCGAAATCGACAAGGCCGGCCGCCGCGCGCGTGATCTGGTGCGCCAGATCCTGACCTTCAGCCGCAACCAGCCGCCACAGCGCTCGGTCTTGTCGCTCGCCGATATGGTGCACGACACCGAACGCCTGTTGCGCGTCACCCTGCCCCCTGCCATCGGGCTACAGATGCAGTTGCAACCGGGCCTGCCATGGGTGCTGGCCGATGCCACGCAGGTCGGGCAGGCGCTGCTGAACCTGTGCACCAACGCCATCCATGCCATCGGCAGCGGGCGCGGCAGCATCCATGTCGAGGCCGCCACGGTGTCGGCCGACCAGCACCTGATCGAGCGGCTGGGCCTGGCGCCCGGCGACTACGTGGCACTGAGCGTGCGCGACACCGGCCCCGGCATGGACGCGGCCACGCTGGAGCGCATCTTCGAGCCTTTCTTTACCACCAAGCCCGTCGGCCAGGGCACGGGCCTGGGCCTGGCCGTCGTGCATGGCGTGATGCGCAGCCACGAGGGCAGCGTTGCCGTGCACAGCAGGCCCGGCCAGGGCAGTTGCTTCACGCTGTACTTTCCGGTGGCACCCGGCAGCGCGCAGCAGGCAGCGGCCGGGCCGGAACCGGTCGCGCCCGCCCTTTTTCCGGGCAACACTTCGGGCAACACTCCGGGCAGCGCGCCGGCCAACGCTTCGGCCGACATGCCGAGCCGCACGCCGGGCCTGGCGGAGAGCGTGCCACGCAGGCAGCCGCATGTGATGTATGTCGACGATGACCCGGCCCTGGTGTTTCTGGTGCAACGCCTGCTGCGCCGCCGGGGCTATGCGGTCAGCGGCTACAGCGACCCGCGCCAGGCCCGCGCCGCATTGCGCGCTGCGCCGCAGGACTATGACCTGCTGGTCACCGACTACAACATGCCCGGTTTCTGCGGCGTCGATCTGGTGCGTGAAGCCCGCTCGATCCGCCCGGAACTGCCCGTGGCCCTGACATCGGGCCATGTGACGGCCGAAATCGAGCAGGCCGCGCTGGCCGAAGGCGCGCGGGCGCTGATCCACAAACCCGACGATGTGCAGGCACTGTGCGCCACGGTGCAGGGCCTGCTCGCCGGCAACGACCCCGGCGCGCCGGCCATCTGA
- the clpA gene encoding ATP-dependent Clp protease ATP-binding subunit ClpA yields MIAQELEVSLHMAFVEARQQRHEFITVEHLLLALLDNPSAAEVLRACSANIDDLRAALANFIKDNAPQVAGTDEVDTQPTLGFQRVIQRAIMHVQSTGNGKKEVTGANVLVAIFGEKDSHAVYYLHQQGVTRLDVVNFIAHGIKKGEPPEPVKSDSPAEGEENVAVERNNEKASPLEQFTQNLNQAAKEGRIDPLIGRHYEVERTIQILCRRRKNNPLLVGEAGVGKTAIAEGLAWRITQNDVPEILAEAVVYSLDMGALLAGTKYRGDFEQRLKGVLKSLKDKPNAILFIDEIHTLIGAGAASGGTLDASNLLKPALSNGQLKCIGATTFTEYRGIFEKDAALSRRFQKVDVVEPSVAETIDILKGLKSRFEEHHSVKYAAAALQAAAELSAKYINDRHLPDKAIDVIDEAGAAQRILVSNKRKKTIGKAEIEEIVAKIARIPPANVSNDDRSKLQTLERDLKSVVFGQDKALQVLASSVKMARSGLGKGDKPIGSFLFSGPTGVGKTEAARQLAYIMGIELIRFDMSEYMERHAVSRLIGAPPGYVGFDQGGLLTEAITKKPHAVLLLDEVEKAHPDIFNVLLQVMDHGTLTDNNGRKADFRNVLIVMTTNAGAETMNKASIGFTNPRQAGDEMADIKRLFTPEFRNRLDAIVNFKALDEQIILRVVDKFLLQLETQLAEKRVEVTFTDALRQHLAKKGFDPLMGARPMQRLIQDTIRRALADELLFGRLTEGGRLTVDIEPKTDDKGQETSEVLLDIQPLPKKERSARAEPTEPEEATAD; encoded by the coding sequence ATGATTGCCCAAGAACTGGAAGTCAGCTTGCACATGGCCTTCGTCGAGGCCCGTCAGCAGCGCCACGAATTCATCACCGTCGAGCATCTGCTGCTGGCATTGCTCGACAACCCCAGCGCCGCCGAGGTGCTGCGCGCCTGCTCGGCCAACATCGATGATCTGCGCGCAGCGCTGGCCAACTTCATCAAGGACAACGCGCCCCAGGTGGCCGGCACCGACGAGGTCGACACCCAGCCCACCCTGGGCTTTCAGCGCGTGATCCAGCGCGCGATCATGCATGTGCAGTCCACGGGCAATGGCAAGAAAGAGGTCACCGGCGCGAATGTGCTCGTGGCCATCTTCGGCGAGAAGGATTCGCACGCCGTGTACTACCTGCACCAGCAGGGCGTCACCCGCCTGGATGTGGTCAACTTCATTGCCCACGGCATCAAAAAAGGCGAGCCACCCGAGCCTGTCAAGTCGGACAGCCCGGCCGAAGGCGAGGAAAACGTCGCCGTCGAGCGCAACAACGAGAAGGCTTCGCCGCTGGAGCAGTTCACCCAGAACCTGAACCAGGCCGCCAAGGAAGGCCGGATCGACCCGTTGATCGGGCGCCACTACGAGGTCGAGCGCACGATACAAATCCTGTGCCGCCGGCGCAAGAACAACCCGCTGCTGGTGGGCGAAGCCGGCGTGGGCAAGACCGCCATCGCCGAGGGCCTGGCCTGGCGCATCACGCAAAACGACGTGCCCGAGATCCTGGCCGAGGCCGTGGTGTACTCGCTGGACATGGGCGCCTTGCTGGCCGGCACCAAGTACCGGGGCGATTTCGAGCAACGCCTCAAAGGGGTGCTCAAGTCGCTCAAGGACAAGCCCAACGCCATCTTGTTCATCGACGAGATCCACACGCTGATCGGCGCCGGAGCCGCCTCGGGGGGCACGCTCGACGCCTCCAACCTGCTCAAGCCGGCGCTCTCCAACGGCCAGCTCAAGTGCATCGGCGCCACCACCTTCACCGAGTACCGCGGCATCTTCGAGAAAGACGCAGCGCTGTCGCGGCGCTTTCAGAAGGTGGACGTGGTCGAGCCCAGCGTGGCCGAGACCATAGACATCCTCAAGGGCCTCAAATCCCGCTTCGAAGAGCATCACAGCGTCAAGTACGCGGCGGCGGCCCTGCAGGCGGCGGCCGAGCTCAGCGCCAAGTACATCAACGACCGCCACCTGCCGGACAAGGCCATCGACGTGATCGACGAAGCCGGCGCCGCCCAGCGCATCCTGGTCTCGAACAAGCGCAAAAAAACCATCGGCAAGGCCGAGATCGAAGAGATCGTGGCCAAGATCGCGCGCATTCCGCCGGCCAACGTCTCCAACGATGACCGCAGCAAGCTGCAGACACTGGAGCGCGACCTCAAAAGCGTGGTGTTCGGTCAGGACAAGGCGCTGCAAGTGCTGGCCAGTTCGGTCAAGATGGCGCGCTCGGGCCTGGGCAAGGGCGACAAGCCGATCGGCTCGTTCCTGTTCAGCGGCCCCACCGGCGTCGGCAAGACCGAGGCGGCCCGGCAACTGGCCTACATCATGGGCATCGAGCTGATCCGCTTCGACATGTCCGAATACATGGAGCGCCACGCGGTCAGCCGCCTGATCGGCGCCCCCCCCGGCTACGTCGGCTTCGACCAGGGCGGGCTGCTCACCGAAGCCATCACCAAAAAGCCGCATGCCGTGCTGCTGCTCGATGAAGTCGAAAAAGCGCACCCGGACATCTTCAACGTGCTGCTGCAAGTGATGGACCACGGCACGCTGACCGACAACAACGGGCGCAAGGCCGACTTCCGCAACGTGCTGATCGTGATGACCACCAACGCCGGCGCCGAGACCATGAACAAGGCCAGCATCGGCTTTACCAACCCGCGGCAGGCGGGCGACGAGATGGCCGACATCAAGCGCCTGTTCACGCCCGAGTTCCGCAACCGGCTCGATGCCATCGTCAACTTCAAGGCCCTCGACGAGCAGATCATCCTGCGCGTGGTCGACAAGTTCCTGCTGCAACTGGAAACCCAACTGGCCGAAAAGCGGGTCGAAGTCACCTTCACCGACGCGCTGCGCCAGCACCTGGCCAAGAAGGGCTTCGACCCGCTGATGGGCGCCCGTCCGATGCAGCGCCTGATCCAGGACACGATCCGCCGTGCGCTGGCCGACGAACTGCTGTTCGGCCGCCTGACGGAAGGGGGGCGCCTGACGGTGGACATCGAACCCAAGACCGACGACAAGGGGCAGGAAACCTCCGAGGTGCTGCTGGACATCCAGCCCCTGCCGAAGAAGGAACGCTCTGCCCGGGCCGAGCCGACGGAGCCTGAAGAGGCGACGGCAGACTGA
- the clpS gene encoding ATP-dependent Clp protease adapter ClpS — protein sequence MATRAPTLPPATRPAPDDGGAVVLERRPEKTPPPQMYQVVMLNDDYTPMEFVIVVLQEFFSKDRETATRIMLKIHLDGKGICGVYSHDVAATKVDQVLDAALKAGHPLQCVSEPVA from the coding sequence ATGGCAACACGAGCACCCACCCTGCCGCCCGCCACGCGGCCAGCGCCCGATGATGGCGGTGCGGTCGTGCTCGAGCGCCGCCCCGAAAAGACCCCGCCGCCGCAGATGTACCAGGTGGTGATGCTCAACGATGACTACACGCCGATGGAGTTCGTCATCGTGGTGCTGCAGGAGTTCTTCAGCAAAGACCGCGAAACCGCGACCCGGATCATGTTGAAAATCCACCTCGACGGCAAGGGCATCTGCGGCGTGTATTCACACGATGTCGCTGCCACCAAGGTCGATCAAGTGCTCGATGCCGCGCTCAAGGCCGGCCACCCGCTGCAATGCGTCAGCGAACCTGTTGCATGA